In Odontesthes bonariensis isolate fOdoBon6 chromosome 6, fOdoBon6.hap1, whole genome shotgun sequence, one genomic interval encodes:
- the LOC142381922 gene encoding calcium-binding mitochondrial carrier protein SCaMC-2-A-like translates to MLGLCLYVPMSNSEAVEVEYFESNGLPSELKSLFDKLSVFLPSEEFSTYQKWRKKTLKREEIDAQLDFEEFVHYLQDYEKDLKLVVKSLNSKNAGRIDPKEFMQSLHDLGVHISPQHAEKALKSMDKNGTITISSKDWSNYPMVEKTENIPEIILYWKHSTIFDVGENLMVPDEFTIEERQTGMWWRHLAAGGGAGAVSRTFTAPLDRIKVMMQVYGTRTNNMCIMSGLMQMIKEGGTKSLWRGNGVNIVKIAPESALKFMAYEQIKRLISSDNQTLSILERFVAGSLAGVIAQSAIYPMEVLKTRLALRMTGQYAGISDCAKQIFRREGLGAFYKGYVPNMLGIIPYAGIDLAVYETLKNSYLEQYGTTSADPGVLVLLACGTMSSTCGQLASYPLALVRTRMQAQAVTEGNQQVTMTGLFRQILQNEGPTGLYRGLAPNFLKVIPAVSISYVVYEHLKTQLGVTSR, encoded by the exons ATGCTTGGTCTGTGCCTTTACGTTCCCATGTCCAACTCGGAGGCAGTCGAAGTGGAATACTTTGAGTCAAACGGGCTGCCGTCCGAGCTGAAGTCCCTCTTTGACAAACTGAGCGTGTTTCTGCCGTCCGAAGAGTTTTCAACCTACCAGAAATGGCGAAAG AAAACCTTAAAAAGGGAAGAAATTGATGCACAGCTGGACTTTGAGGAGTTTGTTCATTATCTTCAAGATTATGAGAAAGACCTGAAGCTTGTGGTGAAGAGTCTCAACAGCAAGAATGCAG ggCGTATTGACCCCAAAGAGTTCATGCAGTCTCTTCACGACCTCGGTGTGCACATTTCCCCACAACATGCAGAGAAAGCCCTTAAAAG caTGGATAAGAATGGAACGATCACAATCAGCAGTAAAGACTGGAGCAACTATCCCATGGTGGAGAAGACTGAGAACATTCCTGAAATCATCCTTTACTGGAAACACTCCACG ATATTTGATGTGGGTGAAAACCTGATGGTGCCAGATGAGTTCACCATTGAGGAAAGGCAGACTGGGATGTGGTGGAGGCACTTggctgcaggtggaggagcCGGAGCTGTTTCGAGGACGTTCACTGCCCCTCTGGACCGAATTAAAGTCATGATGCAG GTTTATGGAACCCGCACCAACAACATGTGCATCATGAGTGGGCTGATGCAGATGATCAAAGAGGGCGGCACCAAATCGTTGTGGCGAGGTAACGGAGTGAACATCGTCAAAATCGCCCCCGAGTCGGCTCTCAAGTTCATGGCTTACGAGCAG ATTAAGCGTCTAATCAGCAGCGATAATCAGACTCTGAGCATCTTGGAGCGGTTTGTCGCCGGTTCTTTGGCTGGAGTGATCGCTCAGAGCGCCATCTACCCGATGGAG GTTCTGAAAACACGTCTGGCCCTGAGGATGACCGGTCAGTACGCCGGCATCTCAGACTGTGCAAAGCAGATCTTCAGAAGAGAAGGACTGGGAGCGTTTTACAAAGGCTACGTCCCAAACATGTTGGGCATCATCCCCTACGCAGGCATCGACCTGGCAGTGTACGAG ACACTGAAGAACTCCTACCTGGAGCAGTACGGCACCACCAGCGCAGACCCCGGCGTGTTGGTCCTGCTGGCCTGCGGCACCATGTCCAGCACCTGCGGTCAGCTGGCCAGCTACCCTCTGGCTCTGGTCCGAACCCGCATGCAAGCACAAG CTGTGACCGAGGGCAACCAGCAAGTGACGATGACGGGGCTCTTCAGGCAGATCTTGCAGAACGAGGGGCCGACGGGGCTCTACAGAGGCCTGGCCCCCAACTTCCTGAAAGTCATCCCCGCTGTCAGCATCAGCTACGTGGTGTATGAGCACCTGAAGACCCAGCTGGGCGTGACATCGCGCTGA